The Granulicella sp. 5B5 nucleotide sequence CTTCAGCATCGTCGGCCAGCCCGCATCCCAAGGCGGCTCATTCGAGTTCTGCACATACCCACTCGCCGGGTCCACCAGCTTCGGCAGCTCTTCATACGTCAGCGACCCCGTCGGCAAATACTTCGAGCTGTCTCCCGGCGCAGGCTTGCCCCAGAACTCCCAGTCGCCCTCGCTCCGGCGCGGCACATTCGCATTGAATAGGTACTCGATGTGCCCGTCCTTGTCCGCGTACATGATGTTGTACATCGGTATATTCAGCCGCGCGACCTGCGTCTGCCACTCCTGCAGGCTCTTCGCATTCGCCATCTTCCAAAGCTGCTCCAGCATGAACGGCTTGTCCAGCCCCGCCACATACAGAGCGATCGGAACGCCATCGTCATACCGAATCACCGGCCCATGCACCGTCTTCTTCACGTCGACCGTCTCGGTCGTGAAGCTCCCATCCGCCTGCTTCACCTTGAACGTGTACGTGGCCGTCTTGTACGGCAGCACCTTGCCATCGAACACATACCCGCCGTCCTTCTCCGTAACCCGGTACAGCAGCGTGCTCCGGTTCGTATTCACCGTATTCGTCATCGCAAACTGCGGAGTAAACATGAATCGCAGCGCCGGCACCGCCACCTGCCCAGCCCCATACAAATCCACCCCCGGAGCACTCAACTGCACCTCGAAGTAGCTCTGCTCCCCCGCCATCGCCAGATGCGGATTCATCAGCAGCATGGCCTTCCCGTTCTCCGAGTGCGTCGGCGAAATGGCCCACCCATTCGACCCATCCTGCATGTCCTGATTGCTCGGATCGAACGGTGACTCCACCTCCGCCCGCTCCGTCTTCGGCGACACCATCAGTCGCGACGACGCCTCAAACTCAAAGTTATAAAAAAGCTGCTCGCGCTCGATCAGGTCCAGCGCCGTAATCGGCAGCACCGGCTTCACCTCCGCGCTGATCGCCTCCGGATGCTTCGCCGCATAGTCATTGATCCCCGCAGCAAACGCATCCAGATACCCGCGGTACTCCGGCGTCTGCGCCTTCAGCCACTCGGCCGACCGCTGCGGCACCTCATTCAGCAGAGCCCACCGGTCGCTGCGCACATTCCGCCCCTGTTCTCCCGGCCCAAAGTACTCCGCCGCCCGCGCCCTTCCGGCACCATAGGCA carries:
- a CDS encoding penicillin acylase family protein is translated as MKFSSLPSCRVVALFVAVACCALPTRAQKPYHPQKGTEILWDKWGVPHIFARSNADLFYSYGWAMTEAHGDLMLHAYGAGRARAAEYFGPGEQGRNVRSDRWALLNEVPQRSAEWLKAQTPEYRGYLDAFAAGINDYAAKHPEAISAEVKPVLPITALDLIEREQLFYNFEFEASSRLMVSPKTERAEVESPFDPSNQDMQDGSNGWAISPTHSENGKAMLLMNPHLAMAGEQSYFEVQLSAPGVDLYGAGQVAVPALRFMFTPQFAMTNTVNTNRSTLLYRVTEKDGGYVFDGKVLPYKTATYTFKVKQADGSFTTETVDVKKTVHGPVIRYDDGVPIALYVAGLDKPFMLEQLWKMANAKSLQEWQTQVARLNIPMYNIMYADKDGHIEYLFNANVPRRSEGDWEFWGKPAPGDSSKYLPTGSLTYEELPKLVDPASGYVQNSNEPPWDAGWPTMLKASDFPAYLSPTFAALRPDRGLRMLSTGLLPDGKMSYEMLLEKKLSTRMELADRMLPELEAAAQTYGTPLAKQAADVLKGWDRQAEASSTGALLFYTWAQKFVNPAVSVQTAAGQKNFAVKYDVNEPLTTPRGIKDPKLAAQLLDEAAQETIKTYGRLDRPWGEVMRLEINGQSDGDVSAPRGTALNGVDLPGNGGYGNLGIIRVITFGPLIDGIKTPIHGDGFTLAVEFTSPIKAKSLVTYGDCSQPGCAHHTDQLPLFEKKEWRDVWRTKAEVEQHLEKRETF